A section of the Oryza sativa Japonica Group chromosome 1, ASM3414082v1 genome encodes:
- the LOC4325604 gene encoding tyrosine decarboxylase-like, which produces MAPPSHCHTINGGAPRNGAIPEVETTTSTPAASDTALLLDADEFRRLGHQVVDFIADYYAGLGDYPVHPSVTPGFLRRQLPADAPSRPEPEAFAAALRDVRDLILPGVTHWQSPRHFAHFPASSSTVGALGEALAAGINVVPFTWAASPAATELEMVVVDWLGRALHLPESLLFAGGGGGTILGTSCEAVLCALVAARDRKLAEIGARRIGDLVVYCSDQTHFAFRKAARIAGIPREHCREIPTCRDDVFALSPTALHAAMQADVDAGLVPLFLCATVGTTQTTAVDPVRELCAVAARHGGVWVHVDAAYAGSALVCPEFRDVIAGAEAVDSLSMNAHKWLLANNDCCAVWVAAPSALVAALGTEQEYILRDAAAEGHDVVDYKDWGTTLTRRFRALKVWLVLRCYGVEGLRSHVRSHVAMAAAFEAMVRGDARFEVVAPRRFALVCFRLRSPPERLGVGVGVGGEKAANELNRRLLEEVNAASSGPYMSSAMVGGVYMLRCAIGSTLTEERHVREAWKVVQERATSILRKRG; this is translated from the coding sequence ATGGCACCACCCTCGCACTGCCACACCATCAATGGCGGTGCCCCACGGAATGGTGCCATCCCGGAGGtggagacgacgacgtcgacgccggcggcgtcagATACCGCGCTACTGCTCGACGCTGACGAGTTCCGGCGGCTCGGCCACCAGGTCGTCGACTTCATCGCCGACTACTACGCCGGCCTGGGCGACTACCCCGTCCACCCAAGCGTCACTCCCGGCTTCCTGCGCCGCCAGCTCCCCGCCGACGCGCCGTCCCGCCCGGAGCCCGAGGCGTTtgcggcggcgctgcgggaTGTCCGCGACCTCATCCTGCCTGGCGTGACGCACTGGCAGAGCCCTCGCCACTTCGCGCACTTCCCGGCGTCGAGCAGCACCGTCGGCGCCCTCGGCGAGGCGCTCGCGGCCGGCATCAACGTCGTGCCTTTCACgtgggcggcctcgccggccgccaccgaGCTCGAGATGGTGGTCGTGGACTGGCTCGGCAGGGCGCTGCACCTGCCGGAGAGCCTTCTGttcgccggcggaggcggcggcacgatCCTGGGCACGTCGTGCGAGGCCGTCCTCTGCGCGCTCGTCGCCGCGAGGGACCGGAAGCTGGCGGAGATCGGCGCGAGGAGGATCGGCGACCTCGTCGTCTACTGCTCCGATCAGACCCACTTCGCGTTCCGCAAGGCCGCGCGCATCGCCGGGATACCGCGGGAGCACTGCCGCGAGATACCGACGTGCCGCGACGACGTGTTCGCGCTCTCGCCGACCGCGCTGCATGCCGCCATGCAGGCCGACGTCGACGCCGGGCTGGTCCCCTTGTTCCTGTGCGCCACGGTGGGCACCACCCAGACGACCGCCGTGGACCCCGTCCGCGAGCTCTGCGCCGTCGCGGCGCGCCACGGCGGCGTGTGGGTGCACGTGGACGCGGCGTACGCCGGGTCGGCGCTGGTGTGCCCGGAGTTCCGCGACGTGATCGCCGGCGCCGAGGCCGTCGACTCGCTCAGCATGAACGCCCACAAGTGGCTCCTCGCCAACAACGACTGCTGCGCGGTGTGGgtggcggcgccgtcggcgcTGGTGGCGGCGCTGGGCACGGAGCAGGAGTACATCCTcagggacgcggcggcggagggccaCGACGTCGTCGACTACAAGGACTGGGGCACCACGCTGACGCGGCGGTTCCGCGCGCTCAAGGTGTGGCTCGTGCTCCGCTGCTACGGCGTGGAGGGCCTCCGCTCCCACGTCCGCTCCCAcgtcgccatggccgcggcgTTCGAGGCCATGGTGAGGGGCGACGCGAGGTTCGAGGTGGTGGCGCCGAGGCGGTTCGCGCTGGTGTGCTTCCgcctccggtcgccgccggagagactcggcgtcggcgtcggcgtcggaggCGAGAAGGCGGCAAACGAGCTCAACAGGAGGCTCCTGGAGGAGGTGAACGCGGCGAGCTCGGGGCCGTACATGAGCTCCGCCATGGTGGGTGGCGTGTACATGCTCAGGTGCGCCATCGGGAGCACGCTCACCGAGGAGCGCCATGTCCGCGAAGCGTGGAAGGTTGTCCAGGAGCGGGCCACGTCAATCCTTCGTAAACGTGGCTAA
- the LOC4324608 gene encoding F-box protein At4g18380, which translates to MEGHEGGEEEGLGDQFERLPDEVLLDVFGRIGDVKALGRCALVSRRFHALVPLVDSVFVRVDCVISDDPPPSSAGSAQAAAAAEGGPPAARGRGALAHLARLVLGGIVRPIQALGQILSPAAATVSRRSAAPPAAPAPAAADVSHHSPSEVLRSFKELRRLHIELPTGELGIEDGVLLKWKADFGSTLGSCVILGASSVTSKPPPPPAAPPPTAADSSAASPDSSREPDELGNIPESLYTNGGLKLRVVWTISSLIAASARHYLLQPIIADHSTLESLDLTDADGQGVLTMDKRQLQELRVRPVSASGNSHRTLMPALSMRLWYAPHIELPGGQLLKGATLVAIRPSEDVLREGGGIEVAGPTGASWILDAFEEPYRTAAQVLLKRRTYSLEMNSF; encoded by the coding sequence ATGGAAGGGCACgagggtggggaggaggaggggttgggGGACCAGTTCGAGCGGCTGCCCGACGAGGTGCTCCTCGACGTGTTCGGCCGCATCGGCGACGTGAAGGCGCTGGGGCGATGCGCGCTCGTCTCGCGGCGGTTCCACGCGCTCGTCCCCCTCGTCGACTCGGTGTTCGTCCGCGTCGACTGCGTCATATCCGACGACCCGCCCCCCTCGTCGGCGGGCTCCGCGCaggccgctgcggcggcggaggggggacCTCCCGCCGCGCGGGGGCGCGGCGCGCTCGCGCATCTCGCGCGCCTGGTGCTCGGCGGCATCGTCAGGCCCATCCAGGCACTCGGGCAGAtcctctccccggccgcggcGACCGTCTCCCGTCGCTCCGCTGCCCCGCCCGCCGCACCGGCTCCTGCCGCCGCGGACGTCTCCCACCATTCGCCGTCTGAGGTCCTCCGCTCCTTCAAGGAGCTGCGCCGCCTCCACATCGAGCTGCCCACCGGCGAGCTCGGCATCGAGGACGGCGTGCTCCTCAAGTGGAAGGCTGACTTTGGTTCCACCCTCGGCAGCTGTGTCATACTCGGCGCGTCATCTGTAACGTCGAAGCCACCCCCAccaccggccgcgccgcccccaaCTGCTGCAGACAGCTCGGCTGCCTCTCCCGATTCCAGCAGAGAGCCCGATGAATTAGGGAACATCCCAGAGTCACTCTATACGAATGGAGGGCTTAAGCTCCGTGTTGTCTGGACGATCAGCTCACTCATCGCTGCTTCGGCACGGCATTACTTGCTGCAGCCAATCATCGCAGATCACTCAACACTCGAGAGCTTGGACCTGACGGATGCTGATGGGCAGGGCGTCCTCACTATGGACAAGAGGCAGCTGCAGGAGCTGCGTGTGCGGCCTGTGTCAGCTTCTGGGAACTCGCACCGCACACTCATGCCAGCACTTAGTATGCGGCTATGGTACGCTCCGCATATTGAGCTTCCTGGGGGCCAACTGCTTAAGGGTGCTACACTGGTAGCAATCAGACCAAGCGAGGATGTTCTAAGGGAAGGGGGAGGAATTGAGGTTGCTGGCCCGACAGGAGCTAGCTGGATTTTAGATGCCTTTGAGGAGCCATATCGAACAGCGGCACAGGTGCTTCTCAAGCGGCGGACATATAGTCTTGAAATGAACTCATTCTGA
- the LOC4324609 gene encoding ABC transporter I family member 10 isoform X2 yields MAHAFAGGTSAICRCPHDPGRAALVSRPRHRLRVLASSLPTPAIEGQGVELSVTTRRGRVLPVLKDCSLRVPPGQLWMLLGPNGCGKSTLLKVVMPTVESDVAFGLGKLNLSLDEVRSRVSQSLDAVGMLSYSQRPIQTLSGGQKQRVAIAGALAEASKVLLLDELTTFLDEYDQMGVIKAVRKSVGAGGEVSALWVTHRLEELRYADGAIYMEDGQTIIQGDVSTISKYIKKKQARYFGHFEL; encoded by the exons ATGGCGCACGCCTTCGCCGGCGGCACCTCCGCCATCTGCCGCTGCCCCCACGACCCCGGCCGAGCCGCCCTCGTATCCCgccctcgccaccgcctccgtgTCCTCGCGTCGTCCCTACCCACGCCGGCCATCGAGGGCCAGGGCGTCGAGTTGTCGGTGACGACTCGGCGGGGGCGGGTGCTGCCGGTGCTCAAGGACTGCTCCCTCCGCGTCCCTCCGGGTCAGCTCTGGATGCTCCTCGGCCCCAACGGCTGCGGCAAGTCCACCCTTCTCAAG GTTGTGATGCCGACAGTGGAATCAGATGTTGCATTTGGTCTTGGTAAGCTCAACCTTTCGTTGGATGAGGTTAGGTCAAGAGTATCACAATCACTGGATGCTGTGGGAATGTTAAGCTACTCTCAA AGGCCAATCCAAACTCTGAGTGGCGGGCAGAAGCAGAGAGTTGCAATTGCCGGTGCTTTAGCTGAAGCATCCAAAGTACTACTACTGGATGAGCTGACCACATTCTTGGATGAATACGACCAG ATGGGTGTTATCAAGGCGGTAAGGAAATCTGTAGGTGCTGGTGGGGAGGTTTCAGCATTGTGGGTGACCCATCGACTGGAAGAACTCAGATATGCTGATGGTGCTATTTATATGGAAGATGGCCAGACAATTATTCAAGGTGATGTGTCTACAATATCCAAATATATAAAGAAAAAGCAAGCCCGCTACTTCGGTCACTTTGAGCTTTGA
- the LOC4324609 gene encoding ABC transporter I family member 10 isoform X1 — MAHAFAGGTSAICRCPHDPGRAALVSRPRHRLRVLASSLPTPAIEGQGVELSVTTRRGRVLPVLKDCSLRVPPGQLWMLLGPNGCGKSTLLKVLAGFLNPSSGTVYINRPCSYVFQNPDHQVVMPTVESDVAFGLGKLNLSLDEVRSRVSQSLDAVGMLSYSQRPIQTLSGGQKQRVAIAGALAEASKVLLLDELTTFLDEYDQMGVIKAVRKSVGAGGEVSALWVTHRLEELRYADGAIYMEDGQTIIQGDVSTISKYIKKKQARYFGHFEL; from the exons ATGGCGCACGCCTTCGCCGGCGGCACCTCCGCCATCTGCCGCTGCCCCCACGACCCCGGCCGAGCCGCCCTCGTATCCCgccctcgccaccgcctccgtgTCCTCGCGTCGTCCCTACCCACGCCGGCCATCGAGGGCCAGGGCGTCGAGTTGTCGGTGACGACTCGGCGGGGGCGGGTGCTGCCGGTGCTCAAGGACTGCTCCCTCCGCGTCCCTCCGGGTCAGCTCTGGATGCTCCTCGGCCCCAACGGCTGCGGCAAGTCCACCCTTCTCAAG GTTTTGGCAGGATTTTTAAATCCTTCTTCTGGTACAGTGTATATTAACAGGCCATGCAGCTATGTCTTCCAAAATCCCGATCACCAG GTTGTGATGCCGACAGTGGAATCAGATGTTGCATTTGGTCTTGGTAAGCTCAACCTTTCGTTGGATGAGGTTAGGTCAAGAGTATCACAATCACTGGATGCTGTGGGAATGTTAAGCTACTCTCAA AGGCCAATCCAAACTCTGAGTGGCGGGCAGAAGCAGAGAGTTGCAATTGCCGGTGCTTTAGCTGAAGCATCCAAAGTACTACTACTGGATGAGCTGACCACATTCTTGGATGAATACGACCAG ATGGGTGTTATCAAGGCGGTAAGGAAATCTGTAGGTGCTGGTGGGGAGGTTTCAGCATTGTGGGTGACCCATCGACTGGAAGAACTCAGATATGCTGATGGTGCTATTTATATGGAAGATGGCCAGACAATTATTCAAGGTGATGTGTCTACAATATCCAAATATATAAAGAAAAAGCAAGCCCGCTACTTCGGTCACTTTGAGCTTTGA
- the LOC4324610 gene encoding copper transporter 1 — MDMGGHDMGGMSPPAAGAAAQGGMGAMKSMRYTHMTFFWGKNSEVLFTMWPGTRGGMYALALIFVFALAVIVEFLGSRRADACLAALARRAPAAGGLARAAVHTVRVGVAYLLMLALMSFNGGVFLVAVAGHAAGFLAFRAGLCGGPAQVEEDRKNDPACC; from the coding sequence ATGGACATGGGAGGGCACGACATGGGCGGCATGTccccgccggcggccggggcggcggcgcagggcggCATGGGCGCCATGAAGTCGATGAGGTACACGCACATGACCTTCTTCTGGGGCAAGAACTCGGAGGTGCTCTTCACCATGTGGCCCGGCACGAGGGGGGGCATGTACGCGCTGGCGCTCATCTTCGTCTTCGCGCTGGCCGTCATCGTCGAGTTCCTCGGCAGCCGCAGGGCGGACGCCTGCCTCGCCGCACTGGCGCGGCGCgccccggcggcgggcgggctcgcgcgcgcggccgtgCACACGGTGCGCGTCGGCGTGGCGTACCTGCTCATGCTCGCGCTCATGTCGTTCAACGGCGGGGTGTTCCTCGTGGCCGTTGCCGGCCACGCCGCGGGGTTCCTGGCGTTCCGCGCCGGCCTGTGCGGCGGCCCCGCGCAGGTGGAGGAGGACCGCAAGAACGACCCGGCCTGCTGCTAG
- the LOC4324611 gene encoding copper transporter 3: protein MADMGRHGMAMAMAPAAAGGAGRRKRYMHMTFYWGKNSEILFTGWPGASGGMYALALAAVFALAVLLEFLGSPRVQESSSLGSRRRRATAAAVHAVRVGLAYLLMLALMSFNVGVLLAAVAGHAAGFLAFRAGLCGGGYKKGELAPAACC, encoded by the coding sequence ATGGCGGACATGGGAAGGCACggcatggccatggccatggcgcctgcggcggctggcggcgcggGCAGGAGGAAGCGGTACATGCACATGACGTTTTACTGGGGCAAGAACTCGGAGATCCTCTTCACCGGGTGGCCGGGCGCCAGCGGCGGCATGTACGCgctggcgctcgccgccgtcttcgctcTGGCCGTGCTCCTCGAGTTCCTCGGCTCCCCCCGCGTGCAGGAGTCCTCCTCCCtcggcagcaggcggcggcgcgcgacggcggcggcggtgcacgcGGTGCGCGTCGGGCTGGCGTACCTGCTCATGCTCGCGCTCATGTCGTTCAACGTCGGCGTGCTCCTCGCGGCCGTCGCCGGGCACGCGGCGGGGTTCTTGGCGTTCAGGGCGGGCCTGTGCGGCGGCGGGTACAAGAAGGGAGAGCTCGCGCCTGCGGCGTGCTGCTAG